In one window of Blastopirellula marina DNA:
- a CDS encoding Crp/Fnr family transcriptional regulator has product MSGQLWYLKACRLFESCTPEQLRRLEANSRVKNVSKGSPVYLPADEADSVLVLASGRIKICHLTGDGKQSILAFIEPGEIFGELAILNVGNRDEYAEAVEDARVVAISGDALCQLMEEHQGLCLGITKIIGVRRQRIERRVKHLLYLSNRERICHLLLELAEQYGRDTVRGLEITLRLSHQDLASLVGSTRETVTVVLGQLQSEGLIELGRRKVILKAPDRLAHQVGAPPIQTKEASPQQSPSNVYLRHSFGS; this is encoded by the coding sequence ATGTCAGGACAGCTTTGGTACCTGAAAGCTTGCCGCCTTTTTGAATCGTGCACCCCTGAGCAACTTCGACGTTTGGAAGCAAATTCGCGCGTCAAGAATGTTTCAAAGGGCTCGCCGGTCTATTTGCCGGCGGATGAAGCGGATTCTGTGCTCGTGCTTGCAAGTGGCCGCATTAAAATCTGCCACCTAACTGGCGACGGCAAGCAATCGATCCTCGCGTTTATCGAACCTGGCGAGATTTTCGGCGAGCTCGCTATTTTGAATGTTGGCAATCGAGACGAATACGCTGAAGCCGTCGAAGATGCCCGCGTGGTGGCGATATCGGGCGATGCGCTCTGCCAACTTATGGAAGAACATCAAGGACTTTGCCTCGGCATTACGAAGATCATTGGAGTTCGCCGCCAGCGGATCGAACGCCGCGTGAAGCATCTGCTGTATCTATCCAACCGCGAGCGAATTTGTCACCTCCTTCTTGAACTGGCCGAGCAATACGGACGCGATACCGTTCGTGGACTAGAGATCACGCTTCGTCTTTCGCACCAAGATTTGGCCAGTCTCGTGGGAAGCACGCGAGAAACCGTCACAGTGGTATTGGGCCAACTTCAGAGCGAAGGTTTAATTGAGTTGGGGCGACGTAAGGTCATCCTGAAAGCACCCGATCGACTAGCTCACCAGGTCGGTGCTCCTCCGATTCAAACTAAAGAGGCCAGCCCGCAACAGTCACCTTCCAATGTCTACCTAAGACATTCCTTTGGAAGCTGA
- a CDS encoding Y-family DNA polymerase: MNSFFASVEQFLRPELRGRPVGVVPLKSESTCLIAASYEAKRFGLRTGTKVYDARRLCPDVVLVRARPNIYVQVHHQLLASVDQCAEVHHVYSIDEWTIRLRGQYQQPERARDLAEAIRRQIRNDFGPWLTSSIGVAPTRLLAKIASNLKKPDAVTVLPIDEVAERLMQVPLGDLPGIGRSMETRLANAGIHDFSQLWAIDRRRALQIWGSVSGASWWDGLHGIDNPEPATQRRSLTHGRVLDPRFRNAPGAHCILVLLACKLARRLRLTGYHARSLQLTLTGNSKPIFSSQIELPCVQDTLTILHQLEKLWKRRPYDLRGLKKVDVTVGQLVAQTEVSGYLFEEFSQSQRLSHALDAISDRWGPTSIYFANTHAYRDALEDKIAFGRIPELTDKPKAYNTIS; this comes from the coding sequence TCCTTCTTTGCGTCGGTCGAGCAATTTCTGCGACCGGAGCTTCGGGGTCGGCCGGTCGGTGTGGTTCCGCTGAAGTCGGAATCAACTTGCCTGATTGCGGCCAGCTATGAAGCAAAGCGGTTTGGACTTCGGACCGGCACGAAGGTATACGACGCGCGGCGTTTGTGTCCCGACGTCGTTTTAGTCCGCGCTCGACCCAACATCTACGTCCAGGTTCATCACCAACTGCTCGCAAGCGTCGATCAATGCGCGGAGGTACACCACGTTTACTCCATCGATGAGTGGACGATTCGTCTTCGCGGCCAGTATCAACAGCCCGAGCGGGCTCGCGATTTGGCGGAAGCGATTCGAAGGCAGATTCGAAACGACTTTGGGCCTTGGCTAACGAGCTCGATCGGTGTCGCCCCAACCCGGCTTCTGGCCAAGATCGCGAGCAATCTAAAGAAGCCAGATGCCGTGACCGTACTGCCGATTGATGAAGTGGCTGAGCGTTTGATGCAGGTACCTCTGGGCGATTTGCCAGGAATTGGCCGTTCGATGGAAACTCGATTAGCGAACGCAGGCATTCATGATTTTTCTCAACTGTGGGCGATCGATCGCCGCCGAGCCTTGCAAATCTGGGGCTCAGTGTCCGGGGCAAGTTGGTGGGATGGATTGCACGGCATCGATAATCCCGAACCAGCCACGCAGCGCCGTTCGCTCACGCATGGTCGCGTGCTTGACCCTCGATTTCGCAATGCGCCGGGAGCCCACTGCATCTTGGTACTCTTGGCTTGTAAATTGGCGCGAAGACTTCGGCTGACGGGCTACCATGCTCGTAGTTTGCAACTCACCCTGACCGGCAACAGCAAGCCGATCTTCTCATCCCAGATCGAATTGCCTTGCGTTCAGGACACGCTGACCATTTTGCACCAGTTGGAAAAGCTGTGGAAGCGGCGACCTTATGACTTGAGGGGACTCAAGAAGGTAGACGTTACTGTGGGACAACTCGTTGCCCAGACCGAAGTATCAGGATATCTCTTCGAGGAATTCTCGCAGTCGCAACGTCTTTCCCACGCGCTAGACGCGATTAGCGATCGATGGGGTCCAACCTCAATTTATTTTGCAAATACCCACGCATATCGAGACGCCCTGGAAGACAAAATCGCCTTTGGACGCATTCCCGAACTTACCGACAAACCGAAAGCGTACAACACAATCTCCTAA
- the rpsB gene encoding 30S ribosomal protein S2, producing MSNGQQFVQELVECGIHFGHRTSRWNPKMAPYIYAKKNQIHIIDVRETIRGLLRAKKYLAQVSEGGSLVLFVGTKRQAGAAVEREAERCGMPFINERWLGGTLTNFRTIRSRLSRLEELERIIEGDELAKYSKKMQSSLNREYRKMYRNLNGLRTMNRLPEALVIVDPKKEKNAIKEAQSLGITTVALTDTDCDPDQVDLPIPGNDDGIRSIEMFLKLMADAAIDGKHHAAQQTEQAAK from the coding sequence ATGTCCAACGGACAACAGTTCGTTCAAGAACTCGTAGAATGCGGTATTCACTTCGGTCACCGAACCAGTCGGTGGAACCCGAAGATGGCCCCTTACATCTACGCCAAAAAGAATCAAATCCACATCATCGACGTTCGCGAAACGATTCGCGGACTTCTGCGTGCCAAGAAGTACCTCGCCCAAGTCTCTGAGGGTGGTAGCTTGGTCTTGTTCGTCGGCACCAAACGTCAAGCGGGTGCCGCTGTCGAACGTGAAGCCGAACGTTGCGGAATGCCGTTCATTAACGAACGTTGGCTCGGTGGCACGTTGACCAATTTCCGCACCATTCGTAGCCGCCTGAGCCGTCTGGAAGAACTGGAACGGATCATCGAAGGTGATGAACTGGCCAAGTACTCCAAGAAGATGCAGTCTTCGCTGAACCGCGAGTACCGCAAGATGTACCGCAACCTGAATGGTTTGCGAACGATGAATCGCCTGCCGGAAGCTTTGGTGATCGTCGACCCGAAGAAAGAAAAGAACGCGATCAAAGAAGCCCAGTCCCTGGGAATCACCACGGTTGCTTTGACCGATACCGACTGCGATCCAGACCAAGTCGATCTGCCGATCCCAGGCAATGACGACGGTATCCGTTCGATCGAAATGTTCCTGAAGCTGATGGCCGACGCGGCCATCGACGGCAAGCATCACGCTGCCCAGCAAACGGAACAAGCGGCCAAGTAG
- a CDS encoding zf-HC2 domain-containing protein, translating into MSDPETWSPCPSGELSKLQKSLEHDINRRSRRRFLAAGGVFFLATGSLVTWGILESNSRYAHKISCREVLDLRSTYLAGRIESDEKRKLIQAHLAHCPKCRIAYEA; encoded by the coding sequence ATGTCCGATCCTGAAACGTGGTCTCCTTGTCCTTCTGGAGAACTCTCGAAGCTCCAGAAGTCGCTAGAACACGACATAAACCGGCGAAGCCGGCGGCGATTTCTCGCCGCAGGTGGCGTTTTCTTCTTGGCTACGGGAAGTCTCGTTACGTGGGGCATACTTGAGAGCAACTCGCGATACGCTCACAAGATCAGCTGCCGAGAAGTTCTCGATCTCAGGTCAACCTATCTAGCTGGTCGCATCGAGTCAGACGAGAAACGCAAGCTAATCCAAGCCCACCTTGCGCATTGTCCAAAATGCCGCATCGCCTACGAGGCCTGA
- a CDS encoding prepilin-type N-terminal cleavage/methylation domain-containing protein, which translates to MSQFKKAGFTLIEVLIVVVILAVLAATVIPQFTDSTTDAKKSSVMLNLHTLRSQIQLYRAQHEGDVPSATLNELTIATDVDGNAGGTFGPYITKIPVNSFTNSNSVKTLTAAPTSTDFNTTDGWLYNTNTGEIWINYEDLKDE; encoded by the coding sequence ATGTCACAATTCAAGAAAGCCGGTTTCACGCTCATCGAGGTACTGATCGTGGTCGTGATCCTGGCCGTACTGGCGGCGACTGTGATCCCGCAGTTTACGGATTCGACCACGGATGCGAAGAAAAGTAGCGTCATGCTGAACCTACACACATTGCGTTCGCAGATTCAGCTTTATCGTGCCCAGCACGAAGGTGATGTCCCCTCCGCCACGCTCAACGAGCTGACCATTGCCACTGATGTTGACGGAAATGCTGGTGGCACCTTCGGACCTTACATCACAAAAATCCCCGTCAACAGCTTCACCAACAGCAACTCGGTGAAGACCCTGACGGCAGCTCCGACGTCGACCGATTTCAACACCACCGACGGATGGCTGTACAACACGAACACGGGCGAGATCTGGATCAACTACGAAGACCTGAAAGACGAATAA
- a CDS encoding redox-sensing transcriptional repressor Rex, whose amino-acid sequence MAKSKDNKKSSSDNRVSKAVVSRLSLYLRELSRLERAGIETTSSTKLGEMLGFSDAQVRKDLANFGQFGYPGVGYRCSELIATIRQIMGTDQRWPVALVGVGNLGRALLGYRGFSHQGFNTVAAFDLDQRIVGTEIESIPVYNLDDLDKIVQEKSIQLAILAVPATAAQEVAEKLVAAGICGILNFAAVTLKLPDHITVIGVDLAIEMEQLSFAMTSRMSS is encoded by the coding sequence ATGGCGAAGAGCAAAGACAATAAAAAGAGTTCCAGCGATAATCGCGTATCAAAAGCGGTTGTTAGTCGCTTGAGTCTTTACCTGCGTGAACTTTCACGCCTCGAACGTGCAGGCATCGAGACAACCAGCAGCACCAAGCTGGGTGAAATGCTGGGCTTCTCCGATGCTCAAGTCCGTAAAGATCTCGCGAATTTCGGTCAATTTGGCTACCCCGGTGTTGGCTACCGCTGCTCAGAATTGATCGCCACGATCCGGCAAATCATGGGGACAGATCAGCGTTGGCCAGTGGCTTTGGTTGGCGTTGGTAATCTCGGCCGTGCCCTGTTGGGATACCGAGGCTTCTCGCATCAAGGCTTTAATACGGTCGCCGCGTTTGATTTAGATCAGCGAATCGTAGGTACGGAAATTGAAAGTATCCCGGTCTACAATTTGGACGACCTCGATAAGATCGTTCAGGAAAAATCAATCCAGCTGGCAATTCTCGCCGTGCCGGCCACGGCCGCCCAGGAAGTCGCCGAGAAATTAGTTGCCGCCGGTATTTGTGGCATCCTCAACTTTGCTGCGGTTACCTTAAAACTGCCTGATCATATAACGGTGATCGGCGTCGATTTGGCAATAGAAATGGAACAACTTTCATTCGCGATGACTTCGCGGATGTCGTCCTAA
- the tsf gene encoding translation elongation factor Ts, giving the protein MTAITAGAVKALREKTGLPMMECKKALTESSGDEEKAILWLRENGKVKGIKRGDRATEFGRVSIFTEGGKGAMVEFKCESAPVTKLDEFIALADDLARVYANDPSITTAEELLAKPSTIKEGQTLGDLKDDMFNRIREVFNIGRMIRIEGSAGGYSHNSSTVSGVLVEYDGDNEDAVRDIAMHVAAMNPSVLSKDDLDPAVVEKERAILKAAAMNEDSSKPENIIDKMVEGRLRSFYAQEALLEQPFVKEPKQTVGQYAKDNGVTVKAFTHWVIGDDAAPSEESAEG; this is encoded by the coding sequence ATGACGGCAATCACCGCCGGAGCGGTCAAAGCACTTCGCGAAAAGACCGGCCTTCCCATGATGGAATGCAAAAAAGCACTTACCGAGTCGAGCGGCGACGAGGAAAAGGCAATCCTGTGGCTCCGTGAAAACGGCAAGGTCAAAGGTATCAAACGGGGTGATCGTGCTACGGAATTCGGACGCGTCAGCATCTTCACCGAAGGTGGCAAGGGCGCCATGGTCGAGTTCAAGTGCGAAAGCGCTCCGGTCACGAAGCTGGACGAGTTCATCGCCCTGGCAGACGACTTGGCTCGCGTTTACGCCAACGATCCGAGCATCACGACTGCCGAAGAGTTGCTCGCCAAGCCTTCCACAATCAAGGAAGGTCAAACGCTGGGCGACCTGAAGGACGACATGTTCAATCGTATCCGCGAAGTCTTCAATATCGGTCGCATGATCCGTATTGAAGGTTCCGCTGGCGGTTATAGCCACAACTCGAGCACCGTTAGCGGTGTTTTGGTTGAGTACGACGGCGACAACGAAGATGCGGTTCGCGACATCGCAATGCACGTCGCAGCCATGAATCCTTCCGTGCTGAGCAAGGATGACTTGGATCCAGCCGTGGTCGAAAAGGAACGTGCCATCCTCAAGGCTGCTGCGATGAACGAGGATTCGAGCAAGCCGGAAAACATCATCGACAAAATGGTCGAAGGTCGTCTCCGCAGCTTCTACGCTCAGGAAGCTTTGCTGGAACAACCGTTCGTGAAAGAACCAAAGCAAACCGTTGGCCAGTACGCCAAAGATAACGGCGTGACCGTCAAAGCGTTCACCCATTGGGTGATCGGTGACGACGCTGCTCCGTCCGAGGAATCGGCTGAAGGTTAA
- a CDS encoding dihydrofolate reductase — MTENTDSQLPVILIGAMTRDRVIGQDDHMPWDIPEEYQTFVDSIRGQTVIMGRKSYEIFGADLTSEHTVVISRSRPSLGVLVVSSIEAALEQARSYRKQIFIAGGAQIYRLGLPHADRMYLSEIKKEYDGDSYFPEFDLAEWEITREEDHSKFIYRQWRRKR, encoded by the coding sequence GTGACAGAAAATACCGACTCCCAGCTTCCTGTAATCCTGATCGGCGCGATGACTCGCGATCGAGTCATTGGCCAAGACGATCACATGCCATGGGACATCCCGGAAGAATATCAGACGTTCGTGGATAGTATTCGTGGGCAAACGGTCATCATGGGACGTAAGTCGTACGAGATCTTTGGCGCGGATCTAACGAGCGAGCATACCGTCGTGATCTCGCGTAGTCGGCCAAGTCTCGGAGTTTTGGTTGTTTCCTCGATCGAAGCGGCACTCGAACAAGCACGTTCCTATAGAAAACAAATTTTCATCGCAGGCGGCGCCCAGATCTACCGCCTTGGATTACCGCACGCTGATCGAATGTATCTTAGCGAAATCAAGAAAGAGTATGATGGCGATAGTTACTTTCCCGAGTTTGATCTCGCCGAATGGGAAATCACGCGCGAAGAAGACCATTCGAAATTCATTTATCGACAGTGGCGACGTAAACGATAG